From Thermoanaerobaculia bacterium:
CAGCTCGTCCATCTCCTTGATGCCGGAGAGGTTCTTCTCGAGCTTTTCCTTCTCACGCTCGAGCCGGATGCGCTCCTTCTTGGTGAGGTTCTCGTTCTCCGTGTCGGAGAGCGACGCCTCGATTTCCTTGAGCCGGTGGATCGACTTGCGGATCGTGGCGAAGTTCGTCAGCGTTCCGCCGAGCCACCGCGTGTTCACGAAGAACATCCCGCAGCGGTTGGCTTCCTCGTAGATCGCGTCCTGCGCCTGACGCTTGGTTCCCACGAAGAGAATGTTCTTTCCCGCGGCCGCGAGCGCGGTCACGAATTCCGAGGCTTGCTTGAACTGCCTGAGCGTCTTTTGCAGGTCGATGATGTAGATCCCGTTGCGCTTGCCGAAGATGAACTTCTTCATCTTCGGGTTCCAGCGCTTCGTCTGATGACCGAAATGGACGCCAGCCTCGAGCAGTTCCTTCATCGAAATAGAAGCCAGATCACACCTCCTTCGAAACGGGGAGGGGCGCCGTGCCCCGCCCTCTCGTGCCTATCGCTTGGAGAACTGGAAGCGGGCCCGCGCGCCGCGCTGGCCGTACTTCTTGCGCTCCTTCACGCGCGAATCGCGCGTCAGCAGCCCTTCCTTCTTCAGCCGCGGCCGAAGCTCGGCGTTGAACTCGAGCAGCGCGCGCGAGATCCCGTGCCGGATCGCGCCCGCCTGCCCCGCCGGGCCGCCGCCCATCACCGTGACGCCGATGTCGAACTTGTCGGTCGTTTCCGTCAGCGCGAGCGGCTGCTTGATGACCATCTTCAGGACCTTGTTCGGGAAGTACTCGTCGAACCCGTGGTCGTTGACCGTGATCTCGCCGGTGCCCGGCTTGAGATAGACGCGCGCGACCGCTTCCTTGCGGCGGCCCGTCCCGTAGTATCGAAGTGTCGCTGCCAAACTGTCCTCCTGCCCTTACGCCCGCGCCGCGAGCTTCAACGTCTTCGGGCGCTGCGCCTCGTGCGGATGCGTGGCGCCGCCGTACACTTTCAGCTTCTTGAACTGCTTCCGGCCGAGCGAGTTCTTCGGCAGCATTCCGCGCACCGCTTCCTCGATCAGCTTCTCCGGATGCTTCGCGCGCATGTCGGCCGCGTTCGTCTCCCGCAGGCCGCCGGGAAATCCCGTGTGCCGGCGGTACATCTTGTCCTGCTCCTTGCGGCCGGTGAGGACGGCCTTGCCGGCGTTGACCACGACGACGAAGTCGCCGTTGTCGAGCGACGGGCTCCAGGCGGCCTTGTTCTTCCCCATCAGGATTTTCGCCGCGCGCGCCGCCACCCGGCCGACGGGCGTCCCCTGCGCGTCCACGACGAACCAGTCGTGGCGCACCTGAGACTGTTTTACCACCATGGTCTTCGACGACATTCCCACTCCAAATGATCTTGCGTCGGAAACTTCCGAACGCCGATCCCGGCGTCGCACCGAACCGGACGCAGTACTCCCTTCGGCAAGGGGACAGGAAAGATATCCGTAAACGCTTGTACTGTCAAGCTGCTATTCTCCCGCCGTGCCCGAACTGGACAAGTCCCCGTCGTCGGTCGCCTCGATGTTTTCCCGGATCGCCCATCGATACGACGCCCTGAACCACCTCCTGTCGTTCAACGCGGACAGGCGGTGGCGGGCGGGAGCGGCCCGCCGGGTGAACGGATCCCATCGGCGCGTGCTCGACCTCGCCACCGGAACGGGCGACCTCGCGTCGGCGCTCGCCCGGGACGGGAGGACCGTCGTGGGCGCCGACTTCTGCCTCGACATGCTGGCCGGCGCCCGCCGGAAAGGCGCCGTC
This genomic window contains:
- the rpsB gene encoding 30S ribosomal protein S2 produces the protein MASISMKELLEAGVHFGHQTKRWNPKMKKFIFGKRNGIYIIDLQKTLRQFKQASEFVTALAAAGKNILFVGTKRQAQDAIYEEANRCGMFFVNTRWLGGTLTNFATIRKSIHRLKEIEASLSDTENENLTKKERIRLEREKEKLEKNLSGIKEMDELPDALFVIDPKKEHIAVKEAHSLKIPIVAVVDTNCDPELVDHVIPGNDDAIRAIRLFTSKVADSILEGLHAHDERYTGEGAASAGAPSPETFGAVAG
- the rpsI gene encoding 30S ribosomal protein S9 encodes the protein MAATLRYYGTGRRKEAVARVYLKPGTGEITVNDHGFDEYFPNKVLKMVIKQPLALTETTDKFDIGVTVMGGGPAGQAGAIRHGISRALLEFNAELRPRLKKEGLLTRDSRVKERKKYGQRGARARFQFSKR
- the rplM gene encoding 50S ribosomal protein L13 — encoded protein: MSSKTMVVKQSQVRHDWFVVDAQGTPVGRVAARAAKILMGKNKAAWSPSLDNGDFVVVVNAGKAVLTGRKEQDKMYRRHTGFPGGLRETNAADMRAKHPEKLIEEAVRGMLPKNSLGRKQFKKLKVYGGATHPHEAQRPKTLKLAARA